The following nucleotide sequence is from Calidithermus timidus DSM 17022.
TGGTTCGGGGGCGACCTGGCGACGAACTACCAGATCCTCCTGCAGAAGATTCCCTTTTGGCGGGCCTACTGGAACAATGTCTACCTGGCGCTGGTGGTCACGCTGTGCAACTTGTTCTTCTGCAGCCTGGCCGGATATGCCTTCGCCATGTACGAGTTCCGCGGGCGTAACCAACTCTTCGCCTTCGTGCAGGCTACCTTGCTCATCCCGGCCATCCTCAACCTCATCCCCTTCTACCTGGTCATGACCCAGCTCGACCGGGCCATGGATCCCCTGGCCAACGCCTTCGCCGGGACCTTTCTGGGGCGGATCCACCTCTTCGACTGGATCGACACCCCTAAGGCGCTGTGGTTGCCGGGCATGGCCGGGGCCATCGGCATCTTCATGATGCGCCAGTACATTGCCTCGGCCATCCCCCGCGACCTCATAGACGCTGCCCGCATCGACGGGTGCAGCGAGTTCGGCATCTACTGGCGCATCGTGCTGCCGCTGGTGCGCCCGGTGCTGGGCACGCTGGGCCTGATCACCTTCATCGGCTCCTGGAACCGCTTCGCCGACGTGGCGGTGATCCTGCGCAGCCAGGAGACCCAGACCCTGCCGGTGGTGCTGCGCACCCTGCAAGGAGCGACCGACGTGGAGTGGGGCGCGATCATGGCGGGAACCGCGCTGCTGGTGGCTCCGCTGCTCTTGCTGTTCGTCTTCGCCGCCCGCCAGCTCATGGAAGGACTGACCTCCGGTGCGCTCAAGAGCTAGCGCGTACTGGTTCGGCGTGGGGTTGGTGGTGGCGCTGAGCCTGGCTCAGACCCCTTCCCCCCAGTCCCTGCGCGCGCTGGCCGAGCGCCAGGGGCTGCTGGTGGGAGCCGCGGTGGACCTAGCGGCCCTGTACGACCCCCTCGAGCCCGAGTACGCCCAACTCCTCGCCCGCGAGTTCAACCTGGTGGTGGCCGAGAACGCCATGAAGTGGGCCTCCCTGAGCAACGCGCGGGGGCAGTACAGCTTCACCGGCGCTGACGCCCTGGTGCGCTTCGCCCGCCAGCACGGCCAGCGCTTGCGCGGCCACACCCTCATCTGGCACGAGCAACTGCCCGCGTGGGTGCGCAGCGGCACCTTCTCCCGCGAGGCCATGCTGGCGGTGATGCAGGAGCACATTCAGGCGGTGGCCGGGCACTTCCGCGGCCAGGTGGCCTACTGGGACGTGGTCAACGAGGCGGTGAGTGACCGGGGCGGCCTGCGCGAGACCCCCTTTCTGCGGGCGGTGGGCCCCGACTACCTCGAGCACGCCTTCCGCTTCGCCCGCGCCGCCGACCCCCAGGCCAAGCTCTTCTACAACGACTACGGCGCCGACGGCATGGGCGCTAAATCGGACGAGATCTACGCCCTGCTCAAAGCGCTCAAGGCCAAGGGGGTACCCGTCGACGGGGTGGGCTTCCAGGCCCACCTCGACAGCACCTTCTCGGTCCAGCAGGCGCGGATGCGGGAGAACCTAGAGCGCTTCGCCGACCTGGGCCTCGAGGTGCACATCACCGAGCTGGACGTGCAGCTAAAAGGGGCGGGCTCGCGGGAGGAACGGCTGGAGGCGCAGGCCCGGATCTACGCCGAGGTGCTGGCGACCTGCCGCGCGGTCCGCGGCTGCAGCGCCGTGACGCTGTGGGGCTTCACCGACGCCCACTCCTGGCGAGCCGCCGCCGAACCCCTGATCTTCGACGCGCTCTACCGGCCCAAACCGGCGTACCAGGCTCTGCTGCGGGCTCTGGGAGGCAACCCTTGAGCCTTTTCAGCCCAGTTTTGCCAACGAGGACAGCACTATGAGCATTCAACGCGACGACTTTCCCGCCGACTTCGTGTGGGGCACCGCCACCGCCGCCTACCAGATCGAGGGGGCGGTAGACGAGGATGGCCGCGCCCCCAGCATCTGGGACACCTTCAGCCACACCCCTGGCAAGACCCGCGACGGTGATACCGGCGACACCGCTTGCGACCACTACCACCGCTACCGCGAGGACGTGGCCCTGATGCGGGAGCTGGGCGTCAACGCCTACCGCTTCTCCATCGCCTGGCCGCGCGTGCTGCCCCAGGGGCGCGGTGTGGTCAACGGGGCCGGGCTCGACTTCTACGACCGCCTGGTGGATGCGCTGCTGGGAGCCGGGATCACCCCCTGGGCTACGCTCTACCACTGGGATTTGCCCCAAGCCCTCGAGGACGCGGGCGGCTGGCCCCGGCGCGACACCGCCTACGCCCTGGCCGAGTACGCCGCCGTGGTGGGGCGGCGCCTGGGCGACCGGCTCAAGCGCTGGATCACCCTCAACGAGCCGTGGTGCTCGGCCTACTTGGGCTACGGCAACGGGGTGCACGCGCCTGGTCGCCAGGACTTCGCCCTCTCCTTGCAGGCTGCCCACCACCTGCTGCTGGGGCACGGCCTGGCGACAGAGGCGCTGCGGGCGGCGGTGCCCGGGGCTCAGGTGGGGGTCACCCTCAACCTCACCCCCACCCACCCGGCCACGCCCGATCCCCGCGACCTCGAGGCCGCCCGCCGCTACGACGGCTTCTTCAACCGCTGGTACCTCGACCCGCTGTTCGGTTTCGGCTACCCGCTGGACATGTGGGAGCTCTACGGGCCGATGGTGCCCCACGTAGAGCCGGAGGACCTGAGGCGCATCGCCGTTCCTCTCGACTTCCTGGGCATCAACTACTACTCGCGCTCGGTGGTGCGGCACGCGGAGCAGGGTCCCCTGCTCGTCGAGCACGTGCGCCCGGAGGGCGAGTACACCTACATGAACTGGGAGGTCTATCCCGATGGCATCCGCGAGATCGTGGCGCGGGTGGCCCGCGAGTACCGGCCACGTTCCATCTACATCACCGAGAACGGGGCCTGCTATCCCGACGGGGTGGAGGACGACGGGGAAATCCACGACTCCAAGCGCCTGGAGTACTACCGTTCCCACCTCAGCAAGTGCGCCCAGGCCATCCGCGAGGGGGCGCCGCTGAAGGGCTACTTCGCCTGGAGCCTGCTGGACAACTTCGAGTGGGCCGAGGGCTACGACAAGCGCTTTGGGCTGTTCTATGTCAACTTCGCCACCCAGGAGCGCCGCCTCAAGCAG
It contains:
- a CDS encoding carbohydrate ABC transporter permease, with the protein product MALQAPKPTAGRNLGGSLARLSGYGLLLLGGLVTLAPFYFMFVFATHERSEIFGSPPPLWFGGDLATNYQILLQKIPFWRAYWNNVYLALVVTLCNLFFCSLAGYAFAMYEFRGRNQLFAFVQATLLIPAILNLIPFYLVMTQLDRAMDPLANAFAGTFLGRIHLFDWIDTPKALWLPGMAGAIGIFMMRQYIASAIPRDLIDAARIDGCSEFGIYWRIVLPLVRPVLGTLGLITFIGSWNRFADVAVILRSQETQTLPVVLRTLQGATDVEWGAIMAGTALLVAPLLLLFVFAARQLMEGLTSGALKS
- a CDS encoding endo-1,4-beta-xylanase, whose protein sequence is MRSRASAYWFGVGLVVALSLAQTPSPQSLRALAERQGLLVGAAVDLAALYDPLEPEYAQLLAREFNLVVAENAMKWASLSNARGQYSFTGADALVRFARQHGQRLRGHTLIWHEQLPAWVRSGTFSREAMLAVMQEHIQAVAGHFRGQVAYWDVVNEAVSDRGGLRETPFLRAVGPDYLEHAFRFARAADPQAKLFYNDYGADGMGAKSDEIYALLKALKAKGVPVDGVGFQAHLDSTFSVQQARMRENLERFADLGLEVHITELDVQLKGAGSREERLEAQARIYAEVLATCRAVRGCSAVTLWGFTDAHSWRAAAEPLIFDALYRPKPAYQALLRALGGNP
- a CDS encoding GH1 family beta-glucosidase — its product is MSIQRDDFPADFVWGTATAAYQIEGAVDEDGRAPSIWDTFSHTPGKTRDGDTGDTACDHYHRYREDVALMRELGVNAYRFSIAWPRVLPQGRGVVNGAGLDFYDRLVDALLGAGITPWATLYHWDLPQALEDAGGWPRRDTAYALAEYAAVVGRRLGDRLKRWITLNEPWCSAYLGYGNGVHAPGRQDFALSLQAAHHLLLGHGLATEALRAAVPGAQVGVTLNLTPTHPATPDPRDLEAARRYDGFFNRWYLDPLFGFGYPLDMWELYGPMVPHVEPEDLRRIAVPLDFLGINYYSRSVVRHAEQGPLLVEHVRPEGEYTYMNWEVYPDGIREIVARVAREYRPRSIYITENGACYPDGVEDDGEIHDSKRLEYYRSHLSKCAQAIREGAPLKGYFAWSLLDNFEWAEGYDKRFGLFYVNFATQERRLKQSGRWLKGFLEGAAEAG